TGCCTTTATTCCTTTATCTCATCGGCCCATCTCGGTAAAGGTCCCTTCTTTCGCTTCCAAACGTACGTTGACTGGCTGAGGCAGCCGGCGCCCCTGGCCCTCCCCGGCTTGGCACCGTGCCTGCAGCGTTTGAAGCTGGTTCCGGTCTACGGCGCTTTGTTCCTGGCCGTAAACTCTGTCTTTCCTCTGGCTTATGTTCGCACAGACGACTTCCTGGATCAAAACTATTTCTTCAGGTATTGTGGTAttcaaattgttattttttatgtaaTCTCATGCAATCATTTTGGTAATAACTTTatagaagataaataaaataggcATAAATAAACAGAATTGTTATTTAGTGTTTagatttctctgttttctctatTACCAGGTTGTTCTACATGATAGCGGTGTTCTTCGTGTTTCGGATGCGTTTCTATGCAGCCTGGTGTGGAGCTGAGGCCGGGTGTATCAGTGCAGGTCTGGGCTGTTATCCAGAAAAAGCACTGTCCAAACCTGGAGGAGGACCCACAGTCACCTACAGGTACATCACCATTGGAATAATACATATATTAAAAGAGTATGCATCAATATCTACACCTGTGTAAATAAAGTAATGCAGTAAAATGTGATTGCAGTGCTAACTGACATTTTTGAATGTGTGTAGTTCGTGGTTTTGTTAAATACTTTTGATATTTACGTCAGTGTCTtgtctctttttaaaatgtcttcagtcCTGATCCCTCAGTGGAAGAGACATACGACTTCAAAACCATCCAGAACATTGACTGCTACAACACGGACTTCTGTGTGAAGGTCCGACACGGCATGCGTTACTGGAACATGACGGTGCAGTGGTGGCTGCATCACTACATCTACCCCAACTCCCCCTTCAAAGCCTACACTCTCAGGTGAGGCTGAGTGTGTGCTGCTGGTTGTGTACCACTTAATGGGACCGGAATTTTGTACACAAAGCGTAACGTCCTTATTTCTTTAATCTGAAGTAAATCTGATAACAGAGGGAAAATGCtcacagtgtttctgtttgactttAACATCTCTCCTGTCTTTCTTCAACTCTCAGGGCGGGCTGGACTATGTTTATCAGCGCCTACTGGCACGGACTACACGTGGGCTACTACCTCTCCTTCCTCACCATCCCCTTGTGCATCGCAGCCGAGTCCGCCATGGAAGCCTCCGTCCGAGCTAAACTGGGTCCTCGTGGTCAGAACATCTTCGACTGGGTCCACTGGTTCTTGAAGATGAGGGCCTACGACTACATGTGCATGGGCTTTGTGCTGCTCAAGGCCTCTGACACCATCAACTACTGGACGTCCATCTACTTCATCATGCACATCATCGCTGTTTGCTGCATAGTAGTGGGCAGGGTGctgaagggagggagaggggaagggaggagaggggacaaggaggagaaaagagagggagggaaaggaggGGAAGTGAACAAGAAACCTGGAGAAAAAACAGACTAAAGGGAGGTAAAGAAAAGAAGGGATGCTTTTTCGGACACAAGGAGCTAATTTTAGAGACGTTCCAACATAATTTGCAACAACACCCCAATACAAGTCCAACAAGATATCCAGTGAGAAAAGTTCAACTCAATTTTATTAAATGCAAATACACAGTCAGACAGTAGTGTCACATGTAAATGTCGGTAAATTGTCGCCACTGGAGACATTGCATATACAAGTACTGTGAACACTGGTGGAGGAATGTTTGAGCACAATGAATGTTACTTTTGTATTGAGAGGTAACCTGAGCATCTGCCTGTACTTACTGTGTGATTTACTCCGAGATATCGTGCTCAGTCTTAAGTGTGTTTGGAGCCGCAGAGCTCGTCATTGACACGTCAAACCAGTGTAACCATCAGAATTATTACCACAaccaacaaatcatttcagCAGCGCTCAGTATTGTGTTACAGTACGTTTATACTGGAGTAAAGAATGAATGGATTCTGATGGTAAACATGTTAGCATGGCGTCATCTTCAGGGCTCAGCTGTCATGACCTGCATGTTAATACCAGTCCCTctgtagatagatagaaacATCTCTGTGTTCTTGACCAGTAGAAGAGATCTTCACGTGTTGCCCAAACTTCCTTGAATGCTTTGATCTTTAAAGCTAGGGTCACTAGGCCTCCTCCTGGCCTCCAGCTGACCGTGCTGATACAGCCACGCTTTGAACTTTCTATTGGTTGATTTTCCTCAACCAGACTTCTGTTTGCTTTTCAATGTTGAGGATGTTGTTTTTAGTCCGATCGTGTGTGAGTGTAATTTATGAATTGTGTGGAACAAAAGgattttgctgctgttttgcATCTCAAATCAACACCAACAGCAAACAGACTCAACTCAATTATGTTTCTAGTTAGATTTAGAAAAACGATATTGTAAAATGCACTTTGTTGCAGTGATACATGGATTATGGTGCACAGTGAAACTGGTTTGGTGTTGACGGAGCACAAGGTCCAGATTACATCTCTATGGCTGCCCAACAACACAAGGACCTCTGTATGTGTTTAAATAAGATGAAGCATTTTCAGCTTTATTATTAGTGGCTAATTATTTCTGTGTGATataattttctctgtttgtatttgatCTTTCCTTACATTTGTACCTATTAACCTCTCAGCTCATATCAGGGTACTGCATGCACTGACACCTCTATAAGTAGTGTTGTATCCGGTGAAGAGAGTGCCATGTGAAAAACATTAACAGTCCATTCACTGCCAAAATGTCTGTACTGCCATCGGGGACCATTCAGGGTTGGGACCAAACGTTTGATACAAAGTGGCGTGCTAACATCGTTTAATAAAAAGATGCCGACGTCAGTATGGAAAACAGCACAGTTTATTCTGGGCGATACAGTGGAAATTATATCACAATGTTAATTAAATGATTTTACAGTATTGATAAATGtcacaatattaaaaaatgtttgcaaatCACATCAGACCGATCTAAGGCTATACAAACTGAACaatgaacaaatgaacaaactgaaacagatCTTTGGAACAATATGCTTCTGCAAAAAGTTGAACACTTACTTATATGAGCATGACTGAATGCAGAATCTAAAtgtatctttttttctgtgttttgtttgattctgAATTCGACTTGAGTGAATGGAGATAATTCAAGTAACAAAAATTGCATAGATTTTATGTtttgctgcttctctttgcCAAACCTCAACCTTTCCAGAAATCcgtttattcagtttttattattacaccAGAGTGATGTTCTTTTGGCTGTTTGTCCATTTTGTTTACACTTTTTttgccttagtttccttcaccAACTGTAACACTCCCTGCTCTGTAAGTGTTACATGTGGAGTGACAGTACACGTACGCCGTTCCTCACCGATATTACTTGTCTTCTCTTTTTAAAGTCTACATTTAATGTGGTTGTGGATGAATCATTTGTTCATTACAAACTTCATGTTGactgtgtgtaaataaaatcaAGATGAAACTTGTGGAAAAAGGCTTCTGTACGCCACATTTTTTCACTTGTCGGTCTGGAAAATCATCAACTGCAGCTttagtgaacacaaacacatctgcgTAGTTACCTCACAACAGTGCTTCAGTGCTTTCTCTcagctaagtgtgtgtgtcgctAACTCAAGTGTTAACTCAGGGTCAAGtaattcatatttgtatttcaaCATGCAAACAGGaaatttgtgtgtctgtctctcaaaAACTCCAATGCTGAAAAAATTCCTGCACAAATTCAAGTTAACGAAACTTGAAATGCTTCGACTGCGACAAAAcgtttttacacacacacagaagatgaTATACAACTACAATACTGATTCATTCACATCATTaacttgttttatatttattttgtgtttttcatttgaattcaaaatAATCCCTCATGGCTTCCAGTCATGTGACGTTTCTTTGGTTCCCTCAGTAACACATTTTACTTCAGTGAACACATTAGAACAGGACTGGTAACTACGTCCCTGGATATAATGGGTTAAAGTACACAAGGAAGTACCTGTTTGGTCAATTACAAAGGGAGTAAAGTCCGTGAGAGAAGACGACGGGAGAAGGATTCCAGGATCAGCTACATTTCCTGGTGACGAGCTGCgtcaacatttgttttattctcagtCAGTCGTTGGTGAAGTTTTAGATGTTGTTACTGAGGAGtatgattttttaaaagctGGTTGTGTTGAACTGAATCAGAGAAATGGCCAGTAAACCAGAGGACTCCATTGAAGTGTATGAATACACAGAAggtgtgtctttttcctttgtacttattattcattttaaacctTAAGACAGCCTCTGAATTGACTGACTATCAAAATAATGTTACTGTTAATAAGTAATCACACTTTAATCTGACTGAACTGTCATGATGAAAACTTCTGGATCATCTCcttttgctgttttctctccttcgCTCTTCTGCTCGCTCTCAGGGAGCAGCAGTTACCCTGGTGAGCAGCAGCCGCTGAGGTTACGGAGAGTGTCATCTCAAGTGTCAAATCAGAATTACCCTCAGTTCAACTGGaccacagaggaggatgaggcgGGCAACAGTGGGCCTCCCCGGGACCTCAGGAGCATCCCTATGCCCATGGCTCTCAAAAGAGCTGTGAGGTACGAAAACCACTTTTAAGTTTTAGTGGACTTTTAGTAGTTTGTAGGTTAAAAATCCCCTTTAGACATGTTTTGCATTATATAAGAATATGAAGGGAGTATGTAACTTCCCCAAACATTCCTGGAAAATTATTATGTAATTTTGTAGATAACAGGAAAATAGGAATATGctttacaaaatgttttaaacccAAGTAAatcctcatttgtttttattggaattttaattttaatctaTATTTCTTTTCCCCTCAACATTTGCATGTTCAGCTGTACACTGACAAAATAACCCCCAGGTTTAATCAGCAATAAATTggaatttattcattttcaatgtATCAACTGAACACTGTTTCTTGTTTCCCTACAATAGCGTCAAATTAAATACATCTTttgaaatgtaatggaaattattttgaaataactaaAGAGTAAAGTCTTACAAATGGTGAAATTATTTCAAAACGTGTCCTTCACAGGCAGGTGCAGCAGATGCAGATTCCCGTGGTTTCCAGCGCTGAGTCTTGGAAacggaagaaaaacaaatctctgcGTAAATTTAAAGACAACTCCAAACAATTTCTCTACATTTTCGCACTGTGGAACAAGAGTTTGCAAAAGATTGGAggtacacatttttatttctaattgaaATGAAGGAGCTTGGTTATAAAagctttcacacattcacacaat
This region of Paralichthys olivaceus isolate ysfri-2021 chromosome 13, ASM2471397v2, whole genome shotgun sequence genomic DNA includes:
- the mboat7 gene encoding lysophospholipid acyltransferase 7 isoform X2: MSPDELVYLGILAASIPAGFLFRYLSPPGKQGAALLLGLSITIATCNIHTLHSLVTVIGTWIIIKSSWRHAPALSLSWTFIYLLFFRLVTWFGLPSPTPFANAVQLLLTLKMVSLANEVYTFHMEKKKELSSFSKSPVVGGLSEEPSLYDILSYSYCYVGIMTGPFFRFQTYVDWLRQPAPLALPGLAPCLQRLKLVPVYGALFLAVNSVFPLAYVRTDDFLDQNYFFRLFYMIAVFFVFRMRFYAAWCGAEAGCISAGLGCYPEKALSKPGGGPTVTYSPDPSVEETYDFKTIQNIDCYNTDFCVKVRHGMRYWNMTVQWWLHHYIYPNSPFKAYTLR
- the mboat7 gene encoding lysophospholipid acyltransferase 7 isoform X1, translating into MSPDELVYLGILAASIPAGFLFRYLSPPGKQGAALLLGLSITIATCNIHTLHSLVTVIGTWIIIKSSWRHAPALSLSWTFIYLLFFRLVTWFGLPSPTPFANAVQLLLTLKMVSLANEVYTFHMEKKKELSSFSKSPVVGGLSEEPSLYDILSYSYCYVGIMTGPFFRFQTYVDWLRQPAPLALPGLAPCLQRLKLVPVYGALFLAVNSVFPLAYVRTDDFLDQNYFFRLFYMIAVFFVFRMRFYAAWCGAEAGCISAGLGCYPEKALSKPGGGPTVTYSPDPSVEETYDFKTIQNIDCYNTDFCVKVRHGMRYWNMTVQWWLHHYIYPNSPFKAYTLRAGWTMFISAYWHGLHVGYYLSFLTIPLCIAAESAMEASVRAKLGPRGQNIFDWVHWFLKMRAYDYMCMGFVLLKASDTINYWTSIYFIMHIIAVCCIVVGRVLKGGRGEGRRGDKEEKREGGKGGEVNKKPGEKTD